One genomic window of Solanum stenotomum isolate F172 chromosome 9, ASM1918654v1, whole genome shotgun sequence includes the following:
- the LOC125875965 gene encoding diacylglycerol O-acyltransferase 1A produces MPIMELPENQGATATATAMASGIESDLIRRRRGSNGFEQANAINGADVNTTDDVCGSGAGFETMNELTKSVGESNPREKEDRNDAVANGDESKTTEATTAYKFSYRASAPAHRRIRESPLSSDAIFRQSHAGLFNLCVVVLIAVNSRLIIENLMKYGLLIRAGFWFSSKSLRDWPLLMCCLILQLLPLTAFLVEKMAQKRRLTERVVVILHITITTVAILYPVLVILKCDSAFLSGVILMLVACIVWMKLVSYAHTNHDMRVLAKSMDKVETSDVDYSYDVSFKSLAYFMVAPTLCYQLSYPRTPCIRKGWVARQFIKLVIFTGLMGFIIEQYINPIVQNSQHPLKGNLLYAIERVLKLSVPNLYVWLCMFYCIFHLWLNILAELLCFGDREFYKDWWNAKTIDEYWRMWNMPVHKWMVRHIYFPCLRNGIPKAIALLIAFLVSAVFHELCIAVPCRLFKFWAFIGIMFQVPLVILTNFLQNQFQSSMVGNMMFWCFFCILGQPMCVLLYYHDVMNRKGSAR; encoded by the exons ATGCCGATCATGGAATTGCCGGAGAATCAAGGAGCCACCGCCACGGCAACGGCAATGGCGTCGGGTATTGAATCCGATCTTATTCGGAGAAGACGTGGTAGTAATGGTTTTGAGCAGGCTAATGCAATCAACGGTGCAGATGTGAATACTACTGATGATGTATGTGGCAGCGGTGCTGGATTTGAAACGATGAATGAGCTGACTAAATCGGTTGGTGAATCCAATCCAAGGGAAAAGGAGGACAGGAACGATGCTGTTGCCAATGGAGACGAAAGCAAAACAACCGAAGCAACAACTGCCTATAAATTTTCTTACAGGGCGTCCGCGCCAGCTCACCGACGAATCAGGGAGAGTCCTCTTAGCTCCGACGCCATTTTCAGACAG AGTCACGCAGGCTTGTTCAATCTCTGTGTGGTGGTGCTGATTGCTGTTAACAGCAGGTTGATTATCGAGAATTTGATGAAG TATGGCCTGTTAATTAGGGCTGGCTTTTGGTTTAGTTCAAAGTCTTTAAGGGATTGGCCGCTTCTAATGTGCTG TCTCATTCTCCAACTTTTGCCTCTGACTGCTTTCCTTGTGGAGAAGATGGCACAGAAGAGGCGTTTGACTGAGCGT GTGGTGGTCATTCTTCACATAACTATAACAACAGTTGCCATTTTGTATCCAGTTCTGGTCATTCTCAA GTGTGATTCTGCTTTTCTGTCTGGTGTCATATTGATGCTCGTTGCTTGTATTGTGTGGATGAAGCTGGTTTCTTATGCACATACAAATCACGATATGAGAGTACTTGCAAAGTCTATGGATAAG GTTGAAACTTCAGATGTGGATTACTCTTATGATGTTAGCTTCAAGAGTTTAGCTTACTTCATGGTTGCTCCAACATTATGTTATCAG CTTAGCTATCCCCGCACTCCATGCATTCGCAAAGGTTGGGTGGCCCGACAATTCATCAAGCTGGTAATATTTACAGGATTGATGGGATTTATCATAGAACAG TACATTAACCCAATTGTGCAAAATTCACAACATCCTTTGAAAGGAAACCTTTTATATGCCATTGAGAGGGTATTGAAGCTTTCGGTTCCAAATTTATATGTCTGGCTCTGCATGTTTTATTGCATCTTTCATCTTTG GCTAAATATACTTGCCGAACTACTATGTTTTGGTGATCGTGAGTTCTACAAGGATTGGTGGAATGCCAAAACAATTGATGAG TACTGGAGAATGTGGAATATG CCTGTTCATAAGTGGATGGTTCGTCACATTTATTTCCCATGCTTAAGGAATGGAATTCCAAAG GCGATCGCATTACTGATTGCTTTCCTTGTATCTGCTGTTTTCCATGAG CTGTGTATTGCTGTTCCTTGTCGGCTTTTCAAGTTTTGGGCGTTCATTGGAATTATGTTCCAG GTTCCTTTGGTCATTCTCACAAACTTCTTACAAAATCAGTTCCAAAGCTCGATG GTGGGCAATATGATGTTCTGGTGCTTTTTCTGCATTCTTGGTCAGCCAATGTGTGTGCTCCTGTATTACCACGACGTAATGAATAGAAAAGGCAGTGCACGTTAA
- the LOC125875979 gene encoding uncharacterized protein LOC125875979 codes for MNQNQSPQIHKKLEDPKMDDLRCKSYNDSRGQVESYSYSTDFGNGYSEPSSNPSGFRCYSASYASNNTQMELSKEVKFKKGKSSNGSVSKSWSFNDPDLQRKKRVASYKVYTVEGKVKGSIKKSFRWIKERCTKVVNGWT; via the coding sequence ATGAACCAAAATCAAAGTCCCCAAATTCACAAAAAACTCGAAGATCCAAAAATGGATGACTTGAGATGCAAGTCATATAACGATTCCAGAGGACAAGTCGAAAGCTACAGTTATTCTACTGATTTTGGTAACGGTTACAGCGAACCCAGTTCAAACCCAAGTGGGTTTCGATGTTATAGTGCTTCATATGCATCGAATAACACTCAGATGGAGTTGTCCAAGGAAGTGAAGTTTAAGAAAGGGAAGTCAAGTAATGGGTCAGTTTCTAAGAGCTGGAGTTTCAATGATCCAGATTTGCAGAGGAAGAAGAGAGTGGCTAGTTATAAGGTTTACACGGTTGAAGGAAAGGTTAAGGGATCCATAAAGAAGAGTTTTCGTTGGATTAAAGAAAGGTGTACCAAAGTAGTCAATGGCTGGACCTGA